A region of the Candidatus Neomarinimicrobiota bacterium genome:
CATTCACATTCCTGAGCGTTTCACTTGATTCATAAACCGTCAAAGAAGTTTCCCAGGCAGTTACACCAGGTGTGGGAACAAACATCACCGAATAGTTAACCCCACCCAGGGTTGCACGGACAAGATATTGACTCTGAGCACCAGCATTTATGTCACTAAATGTTGTTGATTTGATGACATTTGAAGCCGAAGCCACTTCAGCCATGCCAGCAGCGAGATCAATGAGGACAACACGATCGGCATTGCCAGATTCATTTTTTGTGCCATTTATAATATTAACACGGAGATCACCAGCGAAGCTTAATCCAAAAAGAAGCTGCAGGATCAGGAATTGATGAGCAAATTTTGAAATCATGACAACCCCTCCCCGCATTTCATACAAAATTTAGCTTCAGCAAGATTCTCTGCTCCACACGCTGTGCAAAAAACTGCAGCGCTGCTTTTGGGCTTGTGCTTATTTTTCTTCTTCTTTTTTCCTAGATGTTCAATGTCCTTCTGAATTCGGTCCATGAGCGCAGTGGATTTCTGGCCTTCCAGCTTCTCAATAACCCGACCTGCTTCACTAAGAAATGAAGTACGAATATTTTTGAAATCTTTTTCACTCAGGCGTCCCATGGCAAAATCAAATTCCAGATCAGCAATATTGCCATAAACCCGCTGCTTTCTATCTGCGAGTTCTTCCACTTCCATATGAAGTGATACCCAGGTGCTATCTTTTTTGAATAGGGGCATGACAATCCAGACCAGAAAGGCTAGCCCTGTGAGGTATGCTAAATAACTCATTATTCGACTCCCCCCTTGGACTCGCGCAGATTGGGCAACAGGGCAAACAGGGTCCCAAGCGCCATGATAAACGACCCAATCCAAACCATGGTTACAAACGGATTTCGATAAACCTGGACGATGACTTTTGTACCATCATTGCTCATACCAGAGAGCACGGCGTAAATATCTTCACGGAGTGTTGAATAGATGTCGACTTCGGTTGAGGGTTGTTCAGAAGCAAAATAGAATCGTTTCTCTGGCGTGATCACATCGACAAGCCGATCATTTCTGTACATTTCAAGCTCAAGAGTTTGCGATGAGTAGTTTTCAGTCTGAGCTTCGGTTATTTTGATGGCATTAAAGGTGTAGGGACCCAATTGGAAGGAATCTCCCTCACCCACTTCAGCACGTGTCTCAGAATTAAAAGCATTTCCAGTAAAGCCTATGAACATGATAACCATGGCAGCATGGATCAAATATCCACCATATCTACGGGTATTTTTTCGAGAGAGCATATACATGGCAACCAGAAAATTCTCGCCGGAATTCTTTTTGCGGATGTTAGCACCTTTCACAAATTCTACAACAATGGTCCACATGACAAAAAAGGAAATGGCGAATGAGCCCAGAGCCCACCCGTCACGTATACCAAATGCAAGCAGCACAACAACTAAGATCGCACTCCCCAGTATAGGCCACCCAAAGCTGCGCTTCAGGGTTTCAACAGATGTATGTCGCCAGGCTAATAATGGTCCTGCCCCAGTCAGAAGTAAAAGAGCCAACCCAATGGGAATCATGATATTATTGAACCAGGGAGGTCCTACTGTAATCTGATCTCCAGTAAACAGCTCACTAATGACAGGGAACATGGTTCCCCACAACACAGCGATTGTGGCGAGAAGGAACAACAAATTGTTAAATAAGAATCCACTCTCTCGTGAAACAAGCGATTCCATCTCTTCATCAGGTTTTAGATCCTTGCGACGATACAATAGTAGCG
Encoded here:
- a CDS encoding zinc ribbon domain-containing protein, whose amino-acid sequence is MSYLAYLTGLAFLVWIVMPLFKKDSTWVSLHMEVEELADRKQRVYGNIADLEFDFAMGRLSEKDFKNIRTSFLSEAGRVIEKLEGQKSTALMDRIQKDIEHLGKKKKKNKHKPKSSAAVFCTACGAENLAEAKFCMKCGEGLS